One Mycolicibacterium fortuitum subsp. fortuitum genomic window carries:
- the eat gene encoding ethanolamine permease: protein MAGVEEHLESADYLQKRQLKSGSAGWLLLAGLGVSYVVSGDFSGWNFGLAHGGFGGLLIAVVIIAAMYFCMVLGLAELSSALPAAGGGYTFARRALGPWGGFATGTAILIEYSIAPAAIATFIGGYVESLGLFGIHKGWWIYLAAFIIFIGIHLAGVGEALRLMFVITAIALLGLVIFAVSAIGSFDVANLTDIAPDAAAAGASSFLPHGYLGIWAAIPFAIWFFLAVEGVPLAAEETANPERNVPRGIIAAMTVLILTCVTVLFLTTGAGGAEAMSTVDDPLVQALGGTGFAAKAVNYIGLFGLIASFFSIIYAYSRQTFALSRAGYLPTGLSVTNKRKAPTLALIVPGVVAFLLSLTGHGDLILNMAVFGAALSYVLMMVSHIVLRVREPNMPRPYRTPGGIATTGFALVIAVVALIATFVVSPVAAGLCLAVFCAFMLYFALYSRHRLVANSPDEEFAMLAEAESALK from the coding sequence CAGTTACGTGGTGTCCGGCGACTTTTCGGGCTGGAACTTCGGCCTCGCCCACGGCGGCTTCGGCGGCCTGCTGATCGCGGTGGTGATCATCGCCGCCATGTACTTCTGCATGGTGCTGGGCCTGGCTGAGCTGTCCTCCGCGCTGCCCGCGGCCGGCGGGGGCTACACCTTCGCCCGTCGCGCGCTCGGGCCGTGGGGCGGTTTCGCCACCGGCACCGCGATTCTGATCGAGTACTCGATCGCCCCTGCGGCCATCGCCACCTTCATCGGCGGCTACGTCGAATCACTGGGCCTGTTCGGCATTCACAAGGGCTGGTGGATCTACCTGGCGGCGTTCATCATCTTCATCGGCATCCACCTCGCCGGTGTGGGTGAGGCGCTGCGGTTGATGTTCGTCATCACCGCGATCGCGCTGCTGGGCCTGGTCATCTTCGCGGTGAGTGCCATCGGCAGCTTCGACGTGGCCAACCTGACCGACATCGCCCCCGACGCCGCCGCGGCCGGTGCCTCGAGCTTCCTGCCGCACGGCTACCTGGGTATCTGGGCTGCCATCCCGTTCGCCATCTGGTTCTTCCTGGCCGTCGAGGGTGTGCCGCTGGCCGCCGAAGAGACCGCCAACCCCGAGCGCAACGTGCCGCGCGGCATCATCGCGGCGATGACCGTCCTGATCCTCACCTGTGTGACGGTGCTGTTCCTCACCACGGGAGCCGGTGGCGCAGAGGCGATGTCGACTGTGGATGATCCGCTGGTGCAGGCTCTCGGCGGCACCGGTTTCGCGGCCAAGGCGGTCAACTACATCGGTCTTTTCGGGCTCATCGCCAGCTTCTTCTCGATCATCTACGCCTACTCCCGGCAGACGTTCGCGCTCTCGCGGGCCGGTTACCTGCCCACCGGGCTTTCGGTGACCAACAAGCGCAAGGCCCCGACGCTGGCGTTGATCGTCCCCGGTGTCGTCGCCTTCCTGCTCTCGCTGACCGGTCACGGCGACCTCATCCTCAACATGGCGGTGTTCGGCGCGGCACTGAGCTATGTGCTGATGATGGTCAGCCACATCGTGCTGCGGGTCCGCGAGCCCAACATGCCGCGGCCCTACCGCACTCCCGGCGGTATCGCCACGACGGGCTTCGCCCTGGTCATCGCGGTCGTGGCGCTCATCGCGACCTTCGTGGTCAGCCCGGTGGCCGCGGGCCTGTGCCTGGCTGTGTTCTGCGCGTTCATGCTCTACTTCGCGCTCTACAGCCGTCACCGCCTGGTGGCCAACTCGCCCGATGAGGAGTTCGCGATGCTCGCGGAGGCGGAGAGTGCCCTGAAATGA
- a CDS encoding ethanolamine ammonia-lyase subunit EutB gives MKYHQQVSGVNYSFDGLVEVMAKATPLRSGDQLAGCAAEHDGERAAAAWVLADLPLEVFLNEELVPYDTDEVTRLIMDSHDRQAFSEISHLTVGGLRDWLMDTAAHDHSAQRLAAVSPGLTPEMVAAVSKIMRNQDLIAVSAAAEVTAAFRTTVGARGTLATRLQPNHPTDDPRGIAAAVLDGLLLGCGDAVIGINPATDSPQATADLLYLLDSIRTRYDIPAQSCVLSHVTTTIGLVEAGAPVDLMFQSVAGTEGANSAFGVNLQLLREGNEAARSLNRGTVGDNVMYLETGQGSVLSSGAHLGVGGKPVDQQTLEARAYAVARDLQPLLVNTVVGFIGPEYLYDGKQIIRAGLEDHFCGKLMGLPMGVDVCYTNHAEADQNDMDTLLTLLAAAGVAFVITVPGADDVMLGYQSLSFHDVLTTRRTLGLRPAAEFEAWLRSVGMVDDSGKLTPFDLERSVLRSLTSAETS, from the coding sequence ATGAAGTACCACCAGCAGGTCTCGGGGGTGAACTACAGCTTCGACGGTCTGGTCGAGGTGATGGCCAAGGCCACCCCGCTGCGCTCCGGCGATCAACTCGCCGGTTGCGCGGCCGAGCACGACGGTGAACGCGCCGCGGCCGCCTGGGTGCTCGCGGACCTGCCGTTGGAGGTGTTTCTCAACGAGGAACTGGTGCCGTACGACACCGACGAGGTGACCCGGCTGATCATGGACAGCCATGACCGCCAGGCCTTTTCAGAGATCTCGCATCTGACCGTCGGCGGATTGCGGGACTGGTTGATGGACACCGCGGCGCACGACCACAGCGCGCAGCGGCTGGCTGCCGTCTCCCCGGGGTTGACCCCGGAAATGGTTGCAGCGGTCAGCAAGATCATGCGCAACCAGGATCTGATCGCGGTGTCGGCGGCCGCGGAGGTGACTGCGGCGTTCCGGACCACTGTCGGCGCCCGCGGCACCCTGGCCACCCGGCTGCAGCCCAACCATCCCACCGACGACCCGCGGGGGATCGCCGCGGCGGTGCTCGACGGGCTGCTGCTGGGCTGCGGGGACGCGGTGATCGGGATCAACCCCGCCACCGATTCGCCGCAGGCCACCGCGGATCTGCTGTATCTGCTCGACTCGATCCGCACGCGCTACGACATCCCGGCCCAGTCCTGCGTGCTGTCACATGTCACCACCACGATTGGGTTGGTCGAGGCCGGGGCGCCCGTGGACCTGATGTTCCAGTCGGTTGCCGGCACCGAAGGTGCCAACTCCGCCTTCGGGGTGAACTTGCAGCTGCTGCGCGAGGGCAACGAGGCGGCGCGCAGCCTGAACCGCGGCACCGTGGGCGACAACGTCATGTACCTGGAAACGGGGCAGGGCTCGGTGCTGAGCTCCGGCGCGCACCTGGGCGTCGGGGGCAAGCCGGTGGATCAGCAGACGCTGGAGGCTCGCGCCTACGCAGTAGCTCGCGACCTGCAGCCGCTGTTGGTCAACACCGTCGTCGGGTTCATCGGGCCCGAGTATCTCTACGACGGCAAGCAGATCATCCGGGCCGGCCTGGAAGACCACTTCTGCGGCAAGCTCATGGGTCTGCCGATGGGTGTCGACGTCTGCTACACCAACCATGCCGAGGCCGACCAGAACGACATGGACACCCTGCTGACGTTGTTGGCGGCGGCCGGGGTGGCGTTCGTCATCACCGTGCCGGGCGCCGACGACGTGATGCTCGGCTACCAGAGCCTCTCGTTCCACGACGTGCTGACCACCCGGCGCACCCTGGGCTTGCGGCCGGCCGCCGAGTTCGAGGCGTGGCTGCGCAGCGTCGGCATGGTCGACGACTCCGGCAAGCTGACCCCGTTCGACCTGGAGCGTTCGGTGCTGCGCTCGCTAACTTCCGCGGAGACATCATGA
- the eutC gene encoding ethanolamine ammonia-lyase subunit EutC, translating into MSSNEVAVQEFWDELRKTTQARIGLGRAGNALPTRRALELAAAHAAARDAVHVPLDVDRLREAVRTVGIGEPTVVTSKATSRDEYLRRPDLGREPADGTSVPDTPADIGFVLADGLSPTALDRHGATLLAALVEQLKDRYTLAPPVIATQARVALGDHIGAQGHVRTLLVIIGERPGLSVADSLGIYLTHLPMPGRTDADRNCISNIHPPDGLGYAEAARVAAGLVDGALALGRSGVDLKDTSRNSALGTPGVVELT; encoded by the coding sequence ATGAGTTCCAACGAGGTTGCGGTTCAAGAGTTCTGGGATGAGCTGCGCAAGACCACCCAGGCCCGGATCGGGCTCGGCAGGGCCGGCAACGCATTGCCCACCCGCCGAGCGCTCGAGCTGGCCGCAGCGCACGCCGCTGCTCGCGATGCCGTGCACGTGCCGCTGGACGTAGATCGACTCAGGGAAGCTGTCCGCACCGTCGGCATCGGCGAGCCCACCGTGGTGACCAGTAAAGCCACCTCCCGCGACGAGTATCTGCGTCGGCCCGATCTAGGGCGCGAACCCGCCGACGGTACGTCGGTGCCCGACACTCCCGCCGACATCGGTTTCGTGCTGGCCGACGGTTTGTCGCCGACGGCGCTGGATCGTCACGGCGCGACGCTGCTTGCCGCTCTGGTGGAACAACTGAAGGACCGCTACACACTCGCTCCGCCGGTCATCGCGACGCAGGCCCGCGTCGCGCTCGGTGATCACATAGGGGCACAGGGGCACGTCCGCACTCTGCTCGTGATCATCGGGGAGCGGCCCGGTCTGAGTGTCGCCGACAGTCTCGGCATCTACCTCACACACCTGCCGATGCCCGGCCGTACCGACGCCGACCGCAACTGCATCTCCAACATCCATCCGCCGGACGGACTGGGATACGCGGAAGCCGCGCGGGTGGCGGCCGGATTGGTCGACGGCGCACTGGCGCTCGGCCGCTCCGGCGTCGACCTGAAGGACACCTCACGGAACTCGGCACTCGGGACGCCCGGTGTCGTCGAACTCACCTGA
- a CDS encoding HAD family hydrolase, protein MTSRAPLSLLAAAITAVSVLAGCGSGTDSEPSAQTPASGCRTLAENPGWYGVNRDRIDAMLAELGTCGADGSVTDGAPLALFDWDNTVVKNDIGDATFFWMVRNGKLRAPAGGDWSTTSPYLTPQATAALSKACAAAKPGEPMPTNTDLGCADELLSVYTDGETRADEPAFAGFNARRFEPSYAWAAQMLAGWRESDLTGFAEAARKENLDAPEGTEQKVGSGDETGWVRYYPQMKDLVETLRANGFDVRIISASAEPVVRVWAAELGFTPDKVMGVRTERDGDVLTSKLVPCGGETAIPYIEGKRCRVNEDIFGVKGPAAFEQQAEPKRAAFGAGDSDTDVTFLTDATALRLVLNRNKTELMCTAYDNADGRWLVNPMFIDPKKKQGDPYDCATEGYIEPSGKDAPLHRADGSVVPDQQDAVS, encoded by the coding sequence ATGACCTCACGCGCACCGTTGTCCCTCCTTGCCGCTGCGATCACCGCGGTGTCGGTCCTCGCCGGTTGTGGTTCGGGCACCGATTCGGAGCCGTCGGCACAAACGCCTGCCTCCGGCTGTCGCACGCTGGCCGAGAACCCCGGCTGGTACGGCGTCAACCGGGACCGGATCGATGCGATGCTGGCGGAGCTGGGCACCTGCGGGGCCGACGGTTCGGTCACCGACGGCGCGCCGCTGGCCCTGTTCGACTGGGACAACACCGTGGTCAAGAACGACATCGGCGACGCGACGTTCTTCTGGATGGTGCGCAACGGCAAGCTGCGGGCACCCGCGGGCGGCGACTGGTCGACCACCAGCCCGTACCTGACCCCGCAGGCCACCGCCGCGCTGTCCAAGGCGTGCGCCGCGGCCAAGCCTGGTGAGCCGATGCCGACCAACACCGATCTGGGCTGTGCCGACGAGCTGCTGTCGGTCTACACCGACGGCGAGACGCGGGCGGACGAGCCGGCGTTCGCCGGGTTCAACGCCCGCCGGTTCGAGCCGTCGTACGCATGGGCCGCCCAGATGCTGGCCGGCTGGCGCGAATCCGACCTGACCGGCTTCGCCGAGGCGGCACGCAAAGAGAACCTCGACGCACCCGAGGGCACCGAGCAGAAGGTCGGCAGCGGTGACGAGACCGGTTGGGTGCGGTACTACCCGCAGATGAAGGATTTGGTGGAGACGTTGCGCGCCAACGGTTTCGACGTCCGCATCATCTCCGCGTCGGCTGAGCCGGTGGTGCGGGTGTGGGCCGCCGAGCTGGGCTTCACCCCCGACAAGGTGATGGGTGTGCGCACCGAGCGCGACGGTGACGTGCTGACCTCGAAGCTGGTGCCGTGCGGCGGCGAGACGGCCATCCCGTACATCGAGGGCAAGCGATGCCGGGTCAACGAGGACATCTTCGGTGTGAAGGGACCCGCCGCGTTCGAGCAGCAGGCTGAACCCAAGCGTGCCGCCTTCGGCGCGGGGGACTCCGACACCGACGTCACATTCCTGACCGACGCCACCGCGCTGCGTCTGGTGCTCAACCGAAACAAGACCGAGTTGATGTGCACGGCGTACGACAACGCCGACGGCCGCTGGCTGGTGAACCCGATGTTCATCGACCCCAAAAAGAAGCAGGGCGACCCGTACGACTGCGCGACGGAGGGCTACATCGAGCCCAGCGGCAAGGACGCCCCACTGCACCGTGCGGACGGAAGTGTGGTTCCTGACCAGCAGGACGCGGTGTCCTGA
- the rplM gene encoding 50S ribosomal protein L13, with protein sequence MPTYTPKAGDTTRQWYVIDAEDVVLGRLAAAAANLLRGKHKPTFTPNVDGGDFVIVINAEKIAVSGNKLTNKFAYSHSGYPGGLRKRTIGELLQKHPTRVVENAIIGMLPHTKLGRQIQKKLKVYAGPDHPHAAQQPVPYEIKQVAQ encoded by the coding sequence GTGCCTACGTACACGCCGAAGGCAGGTGACACCACGCGTCAGTGGTACGTCATCGACGCCGAAGACGTGGTGCTCGGCCGGCTCGCCGCTGCAGCTGCCAACCTGCTGCGCGGCAAGCACAAGCCGACATTCACGCCGAATGTCGATGGTGGCGACTTCGTCATCGTCATCAACGCCGAAAAGATCGCCGTCAGCGGTAACAAGCTGACCAACAAGTTCGCTTACAGCCACTCGGGTTACCCGGGCGGTCTGCGCAAGCGCACCATCGGTGAGTTGCTGCAGAAGCACCCGACCCGCGTCGTCGAGAACGCGATCATCGGGATGCTGCCGCACACCAAGCTCGGTCGGCAGATCCAGAAGAAGCTCAAGGTCTACGCCGGTCCGGATCATCCGCACGCCGCGCAGCAGCCGGTTCCGTACGAGATCAAGCAGGTGGCCCAGTGA
- the rpsI gene encoding 30S ribosomal protein S9: protein MENGDVVEAVTESVEVEQEHREPVIIDRPIQTVGRRKEAVVRVRLVPGTGQFNLDGRSLENYFPNKVHQQLIKAPLVTVDRLEQFDIYAHLDGGGPSGQAGALRLAIARALILVQPEDRPALKRAGFLTRDPRAIERKKYGLKKARKAPQYSKR from the coding sequence ATTGAGAACGGCGACGTCGTCGAAGCCGTGACCGAGAGCGTCGAGGTGGAGCAGGAGCACCGCGAGCCGGTCATCATCGACCGCCCGATCCAGACCGTCGGCCGCCGCAAGGAGGCCGTGGTGCGGGTGCGCCTCGTTCCCGGCACCGGCCAGTTCAACCTGGACGGCCGCAGCCTGGAGAACTACTTCCCGAACAAGGTCCACCAGCAGCTGATCAAGGCCCCGCTGGTGACGGTCGACCGCCTCGAGCAGTTCGACATCTACGCCCACCTCGATGGTGGCGGCCCCTCGGGTCAGGCCGGCGCCCTGCGCCTGGCCATCGCCCGTGCGCTGATCCTGGTGCAGCCGGAAGACCGGCCCGCCCTCAAGCGCGCCGGCTTCCTGACGCGTGACCCGCGTGCCATCGAGCGCAAGAAGTACGGCCTCAAGAAGGCCCGCAAGGCGCCTCAGTACAGCAAGCGCTGA
- a CDS encoding IS30 family transposase encodes MRRVLFDLVCDGVAMRDAERRIGVSNGAGRYWWYQAGGMTLLKGSKGTRGIACPGERTREGGPGHRISYDERVTIMRGLDRGLSHAQIGQQLGRDRTVIWREVQRNRNADGDYHAGMAHARACQKAKRPKAFKLNNTGLCAAIEGWMDDGWSPKLIADMLARAHPDDRLGRVSHETIYKCLYVQGRGQLRADLNKCLSTKRTARKPRGSERRGRFSDVITISQRPATVEDRAVPGHWEGDLIVGTASGSAIGTLVERSTRFTILLHLPNDHTADSVAKAMIAAMNELPAHLRRSLTWDRGSEMAGWCDISMALQAPVYFCDPHSPWQRGSNENTNRLLRFWFEKGTDLSRYTKADLKSVQDKLNTRPRPTLDYDTPAQRLATLINQAA; translated from the coding sequence ATGCGTCGGGTGTTGTTTGACCTGGTGTGTGACGGTGTCGCGATGCGTGATGCCGAGCGTCGGATCGGTGTGTCCAACGGTGCTGGACGGTACTGGTGGTATCAGGCTGGCGGCATGACTCTGCTCAAAGGAAGCAAGGGCACTCGCGGTATCGCCTGCCCGGGAGAGCGGACCCGCGAGGGCGGCCCGGGCCACCGGATCAGCTACGACGAACGCGTGACGATTATGCGGGGCCTGGATCGTGGCCTCAGCCACGCCCAGATCGGGCAGCAATTGGGCCGCGACCGCACCGTCATCTGGCGCGAAGTGCAACGTAACCGCAACGCCGACGGGGACTATCACGCCGGGATGGCCCATGCCCGAGCCTGTCAGAAAGCCAAGCGGCCCAAAGCGTTCAAGCTCAACAACACCGGATTGTGCGCGGCCATCGAAGGGTGGATGGACGATGGGTGGAGCCCGAAGCTGATCGCTGACATGTTGGCCCGCGCTCACCCTGATGACAGGCTGGGTCGGGTGAGCCACGAAACCATCTACAAGTGCCTCTACGTGCAAGGCCGTGGCCAGCTGCGCGCCGATCTGAACAAGTGCCTGTCGACCAAACGCACCGCCCGTAAACCCCGTGGCAGCGAGCGCCGCGGCAGATTCAGTGACGTGATCACCATCAGCCAGCGCCCCGCCACGGTTGAGGACCGTGCCGTGCCCGGGCACTGGGAAGGAGATCTGATCGTGGGCACCGCCTCGGGCAGTGCGATCGGGACCCTGGTCGAGCGCAGCACCCGATTCACCATCTTGTTGCACCTGCCCAACGATCACACCGCGGATTCGGTGGCCAAGGCGATGATCGCGGCGATGAATGAGTTACCGGCGCATCTGCGGCGCAGCCTCACCTGGGATCGCGGCTCGGAGATGGCCGGCTGGTGTGACATCAGCATGGCCCTGCAGGCCCCGGTCTACTTCTGCGATCCACATTCACCCTGGCAGCGGGGCAGCAACGAGAACACCAACAGGCTGCTGCGGTTCTGGTTCGAAAAAGGCACCGACCTCAGCCGCTACACCAAGGCCGACCTCAAATCCGTCCAGGACAAGCTCAACACCCGACCCCGGCCCACCCTGGACTACGACACCCCCGCCCAACGCCTCGCCACACTCATCAACCAAGCCGCATAG
- the glmM gene encoding phosphoglucosamine mutase — protein MGRLFGTDGVRGVANRDLTAELAVALGSAAARRLGNSTGPGRRVAVVGRDPRASGEMLEAAVIAGITSEGVDALRVGVLPTPAVAYLTSAYDADFGVMISASHNPMPDNGIKIFGPGGHKLGDTAEDRIEELVNAGPGLRPTGAGIGRVLDAEDALDRYLRHAGKAVTTRLDGLTVVVDCAHGAAWAAAPRAYRAAGANVIAINAEPNGLNINDGCGSTHMEVLQAAVVEHGADLGLAHDGDADRCLAVDAAGRVIDGDAIMVVLALAMQEAGELASDTLVATVMSNLGLHLAMRAAGIEVRTTGVGDRYVLEELRSGEFSLGGEQSGHIVLPGFGTTGDGIVTGLRLMSRMAQTGTTLAALAEPMCTLPQVLINVAVDDKVAVAKAPSVQSAVAQAEAELGDTGRILLRPSGTEQVVRVMVEAADENTARMVAVRVADSVSGQSA, from the coding sequence ATGGGTCGACTGTTCGGCACCGATGGGGTGCGCGGAGTCGCCAATCGCGATCTGACTGCCGAGCTGGCAGTGGCACTCGGTTCGGCGGCTGCTCGGCGTCTCGGCAACTCCACGGGTCCCGGCCGTCGGGTGGCGGTCGTGGGCCGCGATCCGCGGGCCAGTGGCGAGATGCTGGAAGCCGCGGTGATCGCCGGCATCACCAGCGAGGGTGTCGACGCCTTGCGGGTCGGTGTGCTGCCGACGCCCGCAGTGGCATATCTGACCAGTGCATATGACGCTGATTTCGGGGTGATGATCTCCGCGTCGCACAATCCGATGCCGGACAACGGCATCAAGATCTTCGGTCCCGGCGGACACAAGCTCGGCGACACCGCTGAGGACCGCATCGAGGAATTGGTCAACGCAGGCCCGGGACTGCGCCCCACGGGAGCCGGAATCGGCCGGGTGCTCGACGCCGAGGACGCGCTGGACCGCTATCTGCGGCACGCCGGCAAGGCCGTGACGACGCGGCTTGACGGGCTCACCGTCGTGGTCGATTGCGCGCACGGTGCGGCGTGGGCGGCGGCTCCCCGGGCTTACCGGGCCGCAGGCGCCAACGTCATCGCGATCAACGCCGAACCCAACGGCCTCAACATCAACGACGGTTGCGGGTCCACCCATATGGAGGTGCTGCAGGCCGCTGTGGTCGAGCATGGTGCCGATCTGGGGTTGGCGCATGACGGCGATGCCGACCGGTGCCTGGCGGTGGACGCCGCGGGCCGCGTCATCGACGGGGACGCGATCATGGTGGTGCTGGCGCTGGCCATGCAGGAGGCCGGCGAGTTGGCTTCCGACACCCTGGTGGCGACGGTGATGAGCAATCTCGGGCTGCACCTGGCCATGCGGGCGGCCGGCATCGAGGTCCGCACCACTGGTGTCGGTGACCGTTACGTCCTGGAGGAACTGAGGTCGGGCGAGTTCTCGCTCGGTGGAGAGCAGTCCGGTCACATCGTGTTGCCGGGATTCGGCACCACCGGGGACGGCATCGTCACCGGCCTGCGGTTGATGTCTCGTATGGCGCAGACCGGTACGACGTTGGCCGCCCTCGCCGAACCGATGTGCACATTGCCGCAGGTGCTGATCAACGTGGCGGTCGATGACAAGGTTGCCGTGGCCAAGGCGCCGTCCGTGCAATCGGCGGTGGCCCAGGCCGAGGCGGAGTTGGGTGACACCGGTCGAATCCTGTTGCGGCCCTCGGGCACTGAACAGGTGGTTCGGGTGATGGTCGAGGCCGCCGACGAGAACACGGCCCGAATGGTCGCGGTGCGGGTCGCCGATTCGGTCAGCGGCCAGTCGGCCTGA
- a CDS encoding type VII secretion target, whose amino-acid sequence MGDVTAARVDGAALSSVAAGYDAIAADLDSLVRDRLRGPVFDGATAGHAHVAAGDAVRTAVDELTDGLRRWSRASAEVAVVLRSSIERYGAADAHAAARVG is encoded by the coding sequence ATGGGAGATGTAACTGCCGCCAGGGTCGACGGTGCGGCACTGTCGTCAGTGGCCGCCGGATATGACGCCATTGCCGCCGATCTCGATTCTCTGGTGCGCGACCGCCTGCGCGGCCCCGTGTTCGACGGTGCCACCGCCGGGCATGCGCACGTCGCCGCCGGTGACGCGGTGCGGACTGCCGTGGACGAGCTGACGGACGGGTTGCGCCGGTGGTCGCGGGCCAGTGCCGAGGTGGCGGTGGTGCTGCGTAGCTCGATCGAGCGCTACGGGGCTGCCGATGCGCATGCCGCGGCCCGGGTGGGTTGA